A genomic stretch from Marinimicrobium sp. C6131 includes:
- a CDS encoding tRNA dihydrouridine synthase → MQLFLAPMEGVVDYQVRDLLSALGGLDGCVTEFIRVTDSSLPRRVFLRYAPEIEQHCLTPSGTPVKVQLLGGQPEPVARNAQRAVAAGATAIDLNFGCPAKTVNKSDGGACLLREPERVHAIVAAVRNALPDTVPVSAKIRLGFDDASRYLDNALAVYEAGANELTVHARTKRDGYRPPAYWEYIARIREAVAMPVIANGEIWSPEDFERCRAVTGCDRFMLGRGLLARPDLARAIKARAAGEDYTPMPWREVCQMLHRYYRMSQPHWGSKNASKYCGNRIKQWLMYLQRQYPEAATFFEQIKREREPARFEAAFRQAA, encoded by the coding sequence ATGCAATTGTTTCTCGCCCCGATGGAGGGCGTCGTCGATTATCAGGTTCGGGACCTGCTCAGCGCGCTGGGCGGGCTGGATGGCTGTGTCACCGAGTTTATCCGGGTAACCGACAGCAGCCTGCCCCGGCGGGTGTTCCTGCGCTACGCCCCGGAGATCGAACAGCATTGCCTGACGCCCAGCGGCACCCCGGTGAAAGTTCAATTGCTGGGTGGGCAACCCGAGCCGGTCGCCCGTAATGCCCAGCGCGCGGTGGCCGCTGGCGCTACGGCCATTGATCTGAATTTCGGTTGCCCGGCCAAAACCGTGAACAAAAGTGATGGCGGAGCCTGCCTGCTGCGCGAACCCGAGCGGGTGCACGCCATTGTGGCCGCCGTGCGCAACGCGCTGCCCGACACCGTGCCGGTCAGTGCCAAGATCCGGCTCGGTTTTGATGACGCCAGCCGCTATCTCGACAACGCCCTGGCGGTTTACGAGGCCGGCGCCAACGAGCTGACCGTACACGCGCGCACCAAACGGGACGGTTACCGACCGCCGGCCTACTGGGAGTACATTGCCCGCATTCGGGAGGCGGTGGCGATGCCGGTGATCGCCAACGGGGAGATCTGGAGCCCGGAGGATTTTGAGCGCTGCCGCGCGGTGACCGGCTGCGACCGGTTTATGCTGGGACGGGGGTTACTGGCGCGGCCAGATCTGGCGCGGGCCATCAAGGCACGGGCGGCCGGGGAAGACTACACCCCCATGCCCTGGCGCGAGGTCTGTCAGATGCTGCACCGGTATTACCGGATGAGCCAACCTCACTGGGGCTCCAAAAACGCCTCCAAGTATTGTGGCAATCGTATCAAGCAGTGGTTGATGTATCTGCAACGCCAGTACCCGGAGGCGGCCACGTTTTTTGAGCAGATCAAACGCGAGCGGGAACCGGCGCGCTTTGAGGCCGCCTTTCGCCAGGCGGCCTGA
- the oadA gene encoding sodium-extruding oxaloacetate decarboxylase subunit alpha yields MSDAKKPLGITELVLRDAHQSLLATRMRLDDMLPIAEKLDQVGFWSLETWGGATFDACIRYLGEDPWERIRELKKAMPKTRMQMLLRGQNILGYRHYADDVVDKFVERAATNGVDVFRVFDAMNDMRNIETAMKAVKKQGKHAQGTISYTISPVHDIELWVDLAKRIEDMGADSIAIKDMAGLLKPYVGYELVTRLKESCSIPIHMQSHATTGLAHATNLKCVEAGIDNIDTAISSMSMTYGHSPTETMVSILEGTDRDTGLNLELLEEIASYFRDVRRKYAKFEGSLKGVDSRILIAQVPGGMLTNMENQLREQNAEDKFDAVLEEIPRVRKDLGYIPLVTPTSQIVGTQAVMNVLTGERYKTITKETEGVLKGEYGATPAEVNKELQQRVLNGGEPITCRPADKLEPEMDRLAKELEEAAKEKGIRLTEGEGRIDDVLTYALFPQVGLKFLENRGNPDAFEPAPTGKEGSAVTTDSGEEVYTVDVEGQKYTVTVSDGGDVTGLAPVGGSATSGGAEAAPAGDGEPVPAPLGGNIVKIMVKPGDQVEEGDTLLILEAMKMESEVAAPRTGTVTSVHVQAGDAVTSGDPLLDLA; encoded by the coding sequence ATGAGCGATGCTAAAAAGCCGTTGGGCATTACGGAGCTGGTACTGCGGGATGCCCATCAGTCCCTGCTGGCCACCCGGATGCGCCTCGACGACATGCTGCCCATTGCCGAGAAACTGGATCAAGTGGGTTTCTGGTCTCTGGAAACCTGGGGTGGAGCGACTTTCGACGCCTGTATCCGCTACCTGGGTGAAGACCCCTGGGAGCGCATTCGCGAGCTCAAAAAGGCCATGCCCAAAACCCGCATGCAGATGCTGCTGCGCGGGCAGAATATTCTCGGCTATCGCCACTACGCCGATGACGTTGTCGACAAGTTTGTCGAGCGCGCCGCCACCAATGGCGTGGACGTGTTCCGCGTGTTCGATGCCATGAACGACATGCGCAATATCGAAACCGCCATGAAAGCGGTCAAGAAGCAGGGCAAGCACGCTCAGGGCACCATCTCCTATACCATCAGCCCGGTGCACGACATCGAGTTGTGGGTGGATCTGGCCAAGCGCATCGAAGATATGGGCGCTGACTCCATCGCCATCAAAGACATGGCCGGCCTGCTCAAGCCTTATGTGGGTTACGAGCTGGTGACCCGCCTGAAGGAAAGCTGCTCCATCCCGATTCACATGCAAAGCCATGCCACCACCGGCCTGGCCCACGCCACCAACCTCAAGTGCGTGGAGGCGGGCATCGACAATATCGATACCGCCATTTCCTCCATGTCCATGACCTACGGACACAGCCCCACGGAGACCATGGTGTCCATCCTGGAAGGCACCGATCGGGATACCGGGCTTAACCTGGAACTGCTCGAAGAAATCGCCTCCTACTTCCGCGATGTACGCCGCAAATACGCCAAGTTCGAAGGCTCCCTCAAGGGCGTCGACTCGCGCATCCTGATTGCTCAGGTGCCCGGCGGCATGCTGACCAACATGGAAAATCAGCTGCGTGAGCAGAACGCGGAAGACAAATTCGACGCGGTGCTGGAAGAAATTCCCCGCGTGCGCAAGGACCTGGGTTACATCCCGCTGGTGACCCCGACTTCACAGATTGTTGGCACCCAGGCGGTGATGAACGTGCTCACCGGTGAGCGCTACAAAACCATCACCAAAGAAACCGAAGGTGTGCTCAAGGGCGAGTACGGCGCTACGCCGGCCGAGGTCAACAAAGAGCTGCAACAGCGCGTCCTGAACGGTGGTGAGCCGATCACCTGTCGCCCGGCGGATAAGCTGGAGCCGGAAATGGACCGCCTGGCCAAAGAACTGGAAGAAGCGGCCAAAGAGAAAGGCATCCGCCTCACCGAGGGTGAAGGGCGTATTGATGATGTGCTTACCTACGCGCTGTTCCCTCAGGTCGGCCTGAAGTTCCTGGAAAACCGGGGCAACCCCGACGCCTTTGAACCGGCACCGACCGGTAAAGAAGGCAGCGCGGTGACCACCGACAGTGGCGAAGAAGTGTACACCGTCGACGTGGAAGGCCAGAAGTACACCGTCACCGTCAGCGATGGTGGCGATGTGACCGGTCTGGCCCCGGTGGGCGGCAGCGCCACCAGCGGTGGCGCAGAGGCCGCACCCGCCGGAGACGGCGAGCCGGTTCCGGCGCCGCTGGGCGGCAACATTGTGAAAATCATGGTCAAGCCCGGTGACCAGGTGGAAGAGGGCGATACCCTGCTGATTCTGGAAGCCATGAAGATGGAATCCGAAGTGGCCGCTCCCCGTACCGGCACTGTGACCAGTGTGCATGTGCAGGCCGGAGACGCGGTGACATCCGGCGATCCGCTTCTGGATCTGGCGTAA
- a CDS encoding sodium ion-translocating decarboxylase subunit beta — protein MQNFIRLWQESGIYQMEWGTFTMILVGLLLLFLAIRKGFEPLLLVPIGFGCIMANIPGAGLAMSATQQAIDVGGVKVLADLAEVFGVAASTSAEELLALYKTASASELAAAHKVALDYGYTNGMIYNFYEVAIGSGVAPLVIFMGVGAMTDFGPLLANPKTLFLGAAAQFGIFATVMGAVGLSVMGLMDFSIADAAAIGIIGGADGPTAIYVSSILAPDLLGAIAVAAYSYMALVPLIQPPIMRALTSESERKIKMEQLRPVSRLEKIAFPVILLILVALFLPSAAPLLGMFCFGNLMRECGVVERLSDTAQNALINITTIFLGLAVGSKLAASAFLDTKTLGILLLGIVAFAIGTAMGVLVAKFMNLFVRHKINPLIGSAGVSAVPMAARVSNKIGLESDPHNYLLMHAMGPNVAGVIGSAVAAGVMISIVSSM, from the coding sequence ATGCAGAACTTTATTCGATTGTGGCAGGAATCGGGCATTTACCAGATGGAGTGGGGCACCTTCACCATGATTCTGGTGGGGCTCTTGCTGCTTTTCCTGGCCATCCGCAAAGGATTTGAGCCGCTGCTGCTGGTGCCGATCGGCTTTGGCTGCATCATGGCCAACATCCCCGGTGCGGGGCTCGCCATGTCGGCCACCCAGCAGGCCATTGATGTGGGCGGCGTGAAAGTGCTCGCGGATCTGGCCGAAGTCTTTGGCGTCGCCGCCAGCACCTCGGCGGAAGAACTGCTCGCGCTGTACAAAACCGCCTCGGCTTCCGAGCTGGCGGCCGCGCACAAGGTGGCCCTGGATTACGGCTACACCAACGGCATGATCTACAACTTCTATGAAGTGGCGATTGGTTCGGGTGTTGCGCCGCTGGTCATCTTTATGGGCGTGGGGGCCATGACCGACTTCGGTCCGCTACTGGCCAATCCAAAGACCCTGTTCCTCGGCGCCGCCGCCCAGTTCGGCATTTTTGCCACCGTAATGGGCGCGGTGGGCCTGTCGGTCATGGGCCTGATGGATTTCTCCATTGCCGATGCCGCCGCGATCGGGATCATCGGTGGCGCGGACGGTCCGACGGCCATCTATGTGTCCAGCATCCTGGCGCCGGATCTGCTGGGTGCCATTGCCGTCGCGGCCTACTCCTACATGGCACTGGTGCCCCTGATCCAGCCGCCGATCATGCGCGCGCTGACCAGCGAGTCCGAGCGGAAGATCAAAATGGAGCAACTGCGCCCGGTCAGCCGTCTGGAGAAGATTGCCTTCCCGGTGATTCTGCTGATTCTCGTGGCCCTGTTCCTGCCCTCGGCCGCGCCGCTGCTGGGTATGTTCTGCTTCGGTAACCTGATGCGCGAATGTGGCGTGGTGGAGCGTCTGAGCGATACCGCCCAGAATGCCCTGATCAACATCACCACCATTTTCCTGGGCCTGGCCGTGGGCTCCAAACTGGCCGCTTCCGCCTTCCTGGATACCAAAACGCTGGGCATCCTGCTGCTGGGTATCGTTGCCTTTGCCATCGGTACGGCAATGGGGGTTCTGGTGGCCAAGTTCATGAACCTGTTTGTCCGCCACAAGATCAACCCGCTGATCGGTTCCGCCGGTGTATCCGCCGTGCCCATGGCTGCGCGGGTGTCCAACAAAATCGGGCTCGAGTCCGATCCTCACAACTACCTGCTCATGCACGCCATGGGGCCGAACGTCGCCGGGGTGATCGGTTCCGCCGTGGCCGCGGGCGTTATGATCTCCATCGTGTCATCCATGTAA
- a CDS encoding OadG family protein: protein MSDTLMQQGVDLMLYGMGSVVVFLTLLVIAMVLMSGSINRWFPESKAPLEPRSRKPSSAARPAAGKVDDKTLAAIKAAIEQHRARRR, encoded by the coding sequence ATGAGTGACACACTGATGCAACAAGGCGTAGACCTGATGCTGTATGGCATGGGCTCCGTCGTGGTGTTTTTGACGCTGCTGGTGATTGCCATGGTGCTTATGAGTGGCAGCATCAACCGTTGGTTCCCCGAGTCCAAAGCGCCTCTGGAACCCCGCAGCCGCAAACCCTCCAGCGCCGCCCGCCCCGCCGCGGGCAAGGTCGATGACAAAACCCTGGCCGCAATCAAGGCCGCCATTGAGCAACATCGCGCCCGTCGCCGATAG